From a single Bacillus pseudomycoides DSM 12442 genomic region:
- a CDS encoding binary toxin-like calcium binding domain-containing protein, translated as MKKLKPALSVLGSVTMALTIASPALADVKQPNAGSTVEIFKEDANAKEGKVIYGTDGKKGKMSTEKIDLQNNDWDNDGISNDLEIKGYKIEFNGQTGKNEARAWNPETDKNKLKFITDPMMGNSDGDAFSDAYEVQHYGNNSDTEFNPMVANMPNLQIGVKRIKITPVASITDSNGGSINQGWEKSVSTQHSFGIGAGVEGGAEGSAAGPVPSGKASVNVSYGYSKTSTDTERYSSNLDWSTAKTVDSAKAAQVSIQLEYKNTGTASAQNVSPHFNIRLGEDIIHTSKGTQERYKANQLSTEKGGRNTTEVLVDSVENNPDVKIYLSLDQLKAVEQGAPLSVEVLPTSTMDLYMQEDGKYITLGDSGKYESDVNSATALLETDIGNKPKFRMYAPDNTSSDKNLTFNEVLKHVKVDSTKINEFIENSEGKQTIIAKDMLENVKESHVSKRTKVGVFTKIQQPELSHSAYNPFTKKFYASVVPGLFGASDEISASFENKKSKQTQQVTLVKKGNVYESKETVSLNDFNPTQQVTFEINDAQKKLPTQKISTVVTYNKEYEDYLKLQYSDELIVEGTPYTMKSNGYPVQSYKGNDNWEYLAVAGNYLKPVNVIIERKGQPKPGQPIKKGEEVNIKFQNSVHSGYSYLKLHDSYIRLDQKQNASTFKFDHVDARFGSTSNGDWALQSDGNYIGSHFNGYVSYGSKDNNRVTFEKAK; from the coding sequence ATGAAGAAATTGAAACCAGCACTTAGTGTATTAGGTAGTGTAACGATGGCACTGACTATAGCATCCCCTGCTTTAGCAGACGTAAAGCAGCCGAATGCAGGAAGTACAGTTGAAATATTCAAAGAGGATGCAAATGCAAAAGAAGGAAAAGTTATTTATGGAACTGACGGAAAAAAGGGAAAGATGTCTACTGAAAAAATTGACTTACAAAATAACGATTGGGATAACGATGGTATTTCTAACGACTTAGAGATAAAAGGCTATAAAATTGAATTCAATGGACAAACTGGGAAAAATGAGGCTCGGGCATGGAATCCAGAGACAGACAAAAATAAGTTAAAATTTATCACGGATCCTATGATGGGGAATTCGGATGGAGATGCTTTTTCAGATGCATATGAAGTTCAGCACTATGGCAATAACTCTGATACTGAGTTTAATCCAATGGTTGCAAATATGCCGAATTTACAAATTGGCGTAAAACGTATTAAGATTACTCCTGTTGCGTCTATTACGGATTCAAACGGTGGGTCCATTAATCAAGGTTGGGAAAAAAGTGTATCGACACAACATTCGTTTGGTATAGGAGCAGGTGTAGAAGGTGGTGCTGAAGGTTCAGCAGCTGGTCCTGTTCCTTCTGGAAAGGCCTCAGTAAATGTAAGTTATGGATACTCGAAAACATCAACAGATACAGAAAGATATTCTTCTAATCTTGATTGGTCTACCGCAAAAACTGTTGATTCAGCAAAAGCAGCGCAAGTGAGCATACAGTTAGAATATAAAAATACAGGGACGGCGTCTGCTCAAAATGTTTCACCTCATTTTAACATTCGTTTAGGAGAAGATATTATCCATACATCAAAGGGAACACAAGAACGTTATAAAGCAAATCAGTTAAGTACAGAAAAAGGTGGAAGAAATACAACAGAAGTATTGGTAGACAGTGTAGAGAATAACCCAGATGTAAAGATTTATTTATCGTTAGATCAATTAAAAGCTGTTGAACAAGGTGCCCCTCTTTCTGTTGAAGTACTACCTACGAGTACAATGGACTTGTATATGCAGGAAGATGGAAAATATATAACTTTAGGAGATTCAGGGAAATATGAATCTGATGTAAATTCTGCTACTGCATTACTAGAGACTGATATCGGGAATAAACCGAAGTTTAGAATGTATGCACCAGACAATACTAGTAGTGATAAAAATTTAACGTTTAACGAGGTTCTTAAGCATGTTAAAGTAGATTCTACAAAGATAAATGAATTTATAGAGAATAGCGAAGGAAAACAAACTATCATTGCGAAAGATATGCTAGAAAATGTTAAAGAATCTCATGTTTCGAAAAGGACAAAAGTCGGTGTTTTCACAAAAATTCAGCAACCGGAGTTGTCACATAGTGCTTATAATCCATTTACGAAAAAGTTTTATGCATCAGTCGTGCCTGGCTTATTCGGAGCAAGTGATGAAATCTCTGCTTCTTTTGAAAATAAAAAGTCCAAACAAACACAACAAGTAACATTAGTGAAAAAAGGAAACGTATATGAGTCTAAAGAAACTGTAAGTTTGAATGATTTCAATCCAACACAACAAGTTACATTTGAAATCAATGATGCACAAAAGAAACTTCCGACACAAAAAATTTCTACAGTTGTTACATATAATAAAGAATATGAAGATTATTTGAAACTTCAATACAGCGATGAACTTATTGTAGAGGGAACTCCTTATACTATGAAATCTAATGGATATCCTGTGCAAAGTTATAAAGGAAATGATAATTGGGAATACCTTGCGGTTGCTGGGAATTACCTTAAACCAGTTAATGTAATTATTGAAAGAAAAGGGCAGCCTAAACCTGGACAACCAATCAAAAAAGGTGAAGAGGTAAACATTAAATTTCAAAATAGTGTTCATTCAGGCTATTCATATTTAAAACTTCATGATAGTTATATTCGTTTAGACCAAAAACAAAATGCAAGTACTTTTAAATTTGATCATGTAGATGCCCGTTTCGGCAGTACTTCCAATGGGGATTGGGCACTACAATCTGATGGTAACTATATAGGGTCGCATTTTAACGGTTATGTGTCATATGGTAGTAAGGATAACAATAGAGTGACTTTCGAAAAAGCTAAGTAA
- a CDS encoding sensor histidine kinase yields the protein MRLRIQLLLMNVLSTSIMVLAIWYSETKMLLEPEQTKLLTIIAVVAFMISTFIYWLMTRPIMRSIKNLMALTKQFSDRQFETMYIIGKEPQEFKELATAFQQMAKKLEEGFTKLEEGEKARKELITNISHDLRTPMASMQLMIEAIQDDLIEDPEMKKQYLATTLKEIKRLSGLINDLFDLSKLELGQVDFYPSFTHMDKVLLDVLESYSVLSANKQIDLQLHVPDTLPRLLIMPCKIARVISNLLDNAIRYSPVSGTIELIVEENKQKQQVQFILRDEGEGITPNDQLRVFERFFRTDQSRSSQSGGSGLGLAITKSLIEMHNGEIGVRNRSDGKQGSEFWFTLPITSEKNKTAERSV from the coding sequence ATGAGATTACGTATTCAATTGTTACTGATGAATGTATTAAGTACCAGTATCATGGTACTGGCTATATGGTATAGTGAGACGAAAATGTTACTTGAACCGGAACAAACAAAATTATTAACAATAATTGCGGTTGTGGCATTCATGATTTCAACGTTTATTTACTGGTTAATGACACGCCCTATCATGAGATCTATCAAAAATTTAATGGCATTAACGAAACAATTTAGTGATAGACAATTTGAAACAATGTATATAATTGGAAAAGAACCACAGGAGTTTAAAGAATTAGCAACAGCCTTTCAACAGATGGCAAAAAAGTTAGAAGAAGGGTTTACTAAGTTAGAAGAAGGGGAAAAAGCACGTAAAGAGCTGATTACGAATATTTCACACGACTTACGCACGCCTATGGCTAGCATGCAATTAATGATAGAAGCAATACAAGATGACCTCATTGAAGATCCTGAAATGAAAAAGCAGTACTTAGCGACGACCTTAAAAGAAATAAAACGATTAAGTGGATTAATTAATGACTTATTTGATCTTTCAAAGTTAGAACTTGGACAAGTAGATTTTTATCCAAGTTTCACACATATGGACAAAGTCCTATTAGATGTACTTGAGTCATACTCTGTCTTATCAGCAAACAAACAGATTGATTTACAATTGCATGTTCCTGATACATTACCTCGACTTTTAATCATGCCATGTAAAATAGCACGAGTTATCAGTAATTTGTTAGATAATGCGATTCGGTATTCTCCTGTCTCCGGAACAATTGAGTTGATTGTAGAGGAAAATAAGCAGAAGCAACAAGTCCAATTCATTTTGCGTGATGAAGGAGAAGGAATTACTCCAAATGACCAATTACGTGTATTTGAACGCTTTTTTAGAACAGATCAATCCAGAAGTTCACAATCTGGAGGATCCGGTCTCGGACTCGCCATTACAAAATCATTAATTGAAATGCACAACGGAGAAATTGGTGTGAGAAATCGCTCAGATGGAAAACAGGGAAGTGAATTTTGGTTTACTCTTCCCATCACATCAGAAAAAAATAAGACTGCTGAAAGATCTGTGTAA
- a CDS encoding response regulator transcription factor — translation MKQRILIIEDEENIREVCKRYLEREGYEVYTAMNGMEGWDLFLTHQPDLILLDLMMSKKDGWELCEEIRQQSNVPIIMLTAKGEERDRILGLTIGADDYVTKPFSPRELVLRVQIILKRGNQIPIQEEEFLSEVIEFPDLKIYPKTRCVLVCENKVELTVKEFEVLYVMAKHPKQVFSRSQLLELIWDFEYDGVTHTVTVLVSRLREKLEKHTIKNRWIHTVWGIGYCFEPNGGNEITRI, via the coding sequence ATGAAACAAAGAATTTTAATCATAGAAGATGAAGAAAATATTCGAGAAGTATGCAAACGATACTTAGAAAGAGAAGGATATGAAGTATACACAGCTATGAATGGAATGGAAGGCTGGGATTTATTTCTTACTCATCAACCAGATTTAATTCTTTTAGATCTGATGATGTCGAAAAAAGATGGCTGGGAATTATGCGAGGAAATTCGTCAACAATCAAATGTCCCTATAATTATGTTAACTGCTAAAGGCGAGGAAAGAGATCGAATTTTAGGCTTAACAATTGGTGCGGATGATTATGTAACAAAGCCGTTTTCACCTCGTGAATTAGTATTAAGGGTTCAAATTATACTAAAGAGAGGTAATCAGATACCGATACAAGAAGAAGAATTCCTATCAGAAGTGATAGAATTTCCGGATTTAAAAATTTATCCAAAGACGAGATGTGTACTTGTTTGTGAAAATAAAGTGGAGTTAACAGTGAAAGAGTTTGAGGTACTTTATGTCATGGCAAAGCATCCAAAACAAGTATTTTCTCGTTCGCAACTTCTTGAACTCATTTGGGATTTTGAATATGACGGAGTTACACACACGGTAACCGTGTTAGTGAGTCGTTTACGTGAGAAGCTGGAGAAACATACGATAAAGAATCGTTGGATTCATACGGTTTGGGGAATAGGATATTGCTTTGAACCAAATGGAGGAAATGAAATTACGCGTATTTGA
- a CDS encoding N-acetylmuramoyl-L-alanine amidase family protein: protein MNKKMIIFPILIFICITSVYFLFSPRVKGTMYEDTLSKKVIVIDPGHGGNDPGSIGSKGTKEKDITLKTAKNIQQKLVGKGMTVILTREDDTFVPLKNRVAIAHNKSADLFLSIHYDGFTTNDVKGVTTYYYKGLKEQALAETIHEHLFKHIQAKNRGVKSGDYYVLRENQQPSILLELGYITNPEDEERMNSQQFQADVASGIVNGVIEYFKK from the coding sequence ATGAACAAAAAAATGATTATATTTCCTATACTGATTTTTATATGTATTACATCGGTCTATTTTTTATTCAGTCCAAGAGTAAAAGGAACAATGTATGAAGATACATTATCGAAAAAAGTTATCGTCATAGATCCAGGACATGGAGGAAATGATCCTGGATCTATTGGATCAAAAGGAACAAAAGAAAAAGATATAACTCTCAAAACAGCTAAAAACATTCAACAAAAGCTCGTGGGAAAAGGAATGACTGTAATTTTAACGCGTGAAGATGATACGTTTGTACCACTAAAAAATCGCGTAGCTATTGCTCACAATAAATCAGCTGATCTCTTTCTTAGTATTCATTATGACGGTTTCACAACTAATGATGTAAAAGGAGTAACAACATACTATTACAAGGGATTAAAAGAACAAGCATTGGCAGAAACGATACACGAACATTTATTCAAACATATACAGGCAAAAAATAGAGGTGTAAAATCTGGCGATTACTATGTTTTACGAGAAAATCAACAACCATCAATTTTACTTGAGCTAGGTTATATTACAAACCCAGAAGATGAGGAACGAATGAATTCACAACAATTCCAAGCAGATGTAGCCTCTGGAATTGTTAATGGTGTTATAGAATATTTTAAAAAATAG
- a CDS encoding peptidoglycan-N-acetylglucosamine deacetylase — protein MFTKGLKITLIISIVACITLGIFMFQFFTSPAKGVMNQENSVQLASEQTKGEMKKTAPDKYNGQVRKVAYLTFDDGPSQFQKEILDILKSNNIKGTFFMIGGNIPAHKESVKRLVNEGHYPGVHSMTHDNKKLYIQGKFVEEMQQAQNIMKEVTGIHPNLVRCPYGSMPGLTQALRDKMVNVGMKEWDWTIDSSDWRFPGNPDAVVQKTISQVSENREIILMHEKSQTVQALQRIIDDLRSKGYEFEVYDEASHFPLNFWKDNRI, from the coding sequence ATGTTTACAAAAGGACTAAAAATAACGTTGATTATATCAATAGTTGCTTGTATCACACTAGGAATTTTTATGTTTCAATTCTTCACTTCACCTGCCAAAGGGGTAATGAACCAAGAAAATAGTGTTCAACTGGCAAGTGAGCAAACAAAAGGAGAAATGAAAAAAACAGCCCCCGATAAATATAATGGTCAGGTTCGGAAAGTAGCATACTTAACATTCGATGATGGACCAAGTCAATTTCAAAAAGAAATCTTAGATATTTTAAAGAGTAATAATATAAAAGGAACTTTCTTTATGATTGGTGGAAATATCCCAGCTCATAAAGAAAGCGTAAAACGCTTAGTAAATGAAGGTCACTATCCAGGTGTTCATAGTATGACACACGATAATAAAAAGCTGTATATCCAAGGCAAATTTGTTGAAGAAATGCAACAAGCGCAAAATATCATGAAAGAAGTAACTGGAATTCATCCAAATCTTGTTCGTTGTCCATATGGGAGTATGCCCGGACTTACACAGGCATTAAGAGACAAAATGGTAAATGTCGGTATGAAAGAGTGGGATTGGACAATAGATTCTTCAGATTGGAGGTTCCCAGGAAATCCAGATGCTGTTGTTCAAAAAACGATTTCTCAGGTCAGTGAAAATCGCGAAATCATTTTAATGCATGAAAAATCACAGACAGTGCAGGCGTTGCAAAGAATTATTGATGATCTTCGTAGTAAAGGTTATGAATTTGAAGTATATGATGAAGCCTCTCATTTCCCATTAAATTTTTGGAAGGATAATCGCATCTAA
- a CDS encoding YkyA family protein, whose amino-acid sequence MIYRNLALITALSVTLLSGCSGQKPEEKLYVAFESATKQEKTMFEDTKKLAALEKQGQELYTQITLEGKENNQVVKEKLDQAVTNIHDREKVLEKEKNTLENAQNEVKSVDKYIKKLEDKKLQEQAEKVQDLYRNRADSFKKLHDSYKKSLQLEQELYKMLQAKDEKLKSITEKVKTINQSYEQIHSDQDRFNKYTNEYNQKKLAFYKQANIKIKESKK is encoded by the coding sequence TTGATATATAGAAACCTAGCACTTATAACAGCCTTATCAGTAACCTTGTTGTCAGGCTGTTCAGGACAAAAACCAGAAGAAAAATTATATGTGGCATTTGAAAGTGCTACAAAACAAGAAAAGACAATGTTTGAAGATACAAAAAAATTAGCGGCATTAGAAAAACAAGGACAAGAGTTATATACTCAAATTACACTTGAAGGAAAAGAGAATAATCAAGTAGTAAAAGAAAAGTTAGATCAAGCTGTAACAAACATACATGATCGTGAAAAGGTATTAGAGAAAGAGAAAAACACCTTAGAAAATGCACAAAATGAAGTGAAGTCTGTTGATAAATATATAAAGAAATTAGAAGATAAGAAATTACAAGAACAGGCTGAAAAAGTTCAAGATCTGTATAGAAATCGTGCTGATTCTTTCAAAAAATTACATGATAGTTATAAAAAATCATTACAATTAGAACAAGAACTGTACAAAATGCTACAAGCAAAAGATGAAAAACTTAAATCAATTACTGAGAAAGTAAAAACGATCAATCAGTCTTATGAACAAATTCATTCAGATCAGGATAGATTTAATAAGTACACGAATGAGTATAATCAGAAGAAATTAGCCTTTTATAAACAAGCAAATATTAAAATTAAAGAAAGTAAAAAATAA
- a CDS encoding sensor histidine kinase produces the protein MKRGIVLKLFMLTTALCMLILATIFVGQTIFFKQFYAHKKVDDIKRNMKSFETDYLNSGGNSQGIQKLEQDFYREHNTWITTLDSNGNLKNVNDFYIEVKLNQSKDKENQFANSTITIPLYNFKVEDDHARNIANEIFPLGETVTLRGIEKNATFIPFSAFFKTETPNLVNTTLDKKVNEFGEKLKNKYTTKDLSKKEDIDYKRKYEKETPVKYLDGKITKVQLSGGNEQSNFVYTNNLFMERIQEFQADLLLNEKTTNYDSLQEIDYEQNDIKYKLIIKPIKDKSGAITYIFSMTSLQPVDEAVQMIQEYYVYIIMFVLLLIFLASFYYSKKIARPLLQINKTTKKIANLDFSERVPVMSKDEIGDLSQNINLLSNTLHSHIEQLQLDIEKEKKLENTRKEFISGVSHELKTPLSIMKSCISILKDGVASHKKEYYFKAMEKEVDKMDMLIVDMLELAKFESGTYKMQMDVFYIDKAIQHVCEQLSLEITKKQLHVHTHLAATEVIANHRRMEQVITNFITNAIRYTPEKEDIIISTIDEPSRIKVCIENKGAHIEEDQLDKIWDRFYRVDTARQRSQGGTGLGLAISKNILELHGAEYGVHNTVDGVLFYFYLQKKV, from the coding sequence ATGAAAAGAGGGATTGTATTAAAATTATTTATGTTAACAACAGCGTTATGTATGTTGATCTTGGCAACTATTTTTGTTGGACAAACGATATTCTTTAAACAATTTTATGCGCATAAAAAAGTGGATGATATCAAAAGAAACATGAAATCTTTTGAAACAGATTATTTAAATAGTGGAGGAAATTCACAAGGCATTCAAAAGTTAGAACAAGATTTTTACCGAGAACATAATACATGGATTACAACATTAGATAGTAATGGTAATTTAAAGAATGTAAATGATTTTTATATAGAAGTAAAATTAAATCAGTCTAAAGATAAAGAAAATCAATTCGCTAATTCTACAATTACCATACCGCTGTACAATTTCAAGGTTGAGGACGATCATGCGAGGAATATTGCAAATGAAATATTCCCTTTAGGAGAAACAGTTACTTTGAGGGGTATAGAAAAAAATGCTACATTCATTCCTTTTTCTGCATTCTTTAAAACAGAAACTCCAAATTTGGTAAATACGACATTAGATAAAAAAGTAAATGAATTTGGAGAAAAACTTAAAAATAAATATACAACTAAAGACTTGTCTAAAAAAGAGGACATTGATTATAAAAGAAAATATGAAAAAGAAACGCCTGTAAAATATCTAGACGGGAAAATTACAAAGGTTCAACTTTCGGGTGGGAATGAACAATCGAATTTTGTTTATACAAATAACTTATTTATGGAAAGGATACAAGAGTTTCAGGCAGACTTATTGCTAAATGAAAAGACTACTAACTATGATTCCTTACAAGAAATCGATTATGAGCAGAATGATATTAAATATAAGTTAATAATAAAACCGATAAAGGATAAGAGCGGTGCAATAACATACATTTTTTCAATGACTTCGTTGCAGCCAGTTGATGAAGCTGTACAAATGATACAAGAGTATTATGTCTATATTATTATGTTTGTGCTGCTTCTTATTTTTCTAGCTTCTTTTTACTATTCAAAAAAGATTGCAAGGCCCTTATTACAAATAAATAAGACAACCAAGAAAATTGCAAACTTAGATTTCTCGGAAAGGGTTCCAGTCATGTCAAAAGATGAAATTGGTGATTTATCTCAAAATATTAATTTACTTTCAAATACATTGCATTCACATATTGAGCAATTGCAACTAGACATAGAGAAAGAAAAAAAATTAGAAAATACAAGAAAAGAGTTTATTTCAGGGGTATCGCATGAGTTAAAGACACCTCTAAGTATTATGAAGAGTTGTATTTCTATCTTAAAAGATGGTGTTGCAAGTCATAAGAAAGAGTATTACTTTAAGGCAATGGAAAAAGAAGTGGATAAGATGGATATGTTAATTGTGGACATGCTTGAGTTAGCAAAATTTGAATCTGGTACGTATAAAATGCAGATGGATGTTTTTTATATTGACAAAGCCATTCAGCATGTCTGTGAACAATTATCTTTGGAGATAACAAAAAAGCAATTACATGTTCACACACATCTTGCTGCAACTGAAGTCATTGCAAATCATCGTCGTATGGAACAAGTAATCACAAACTTTATCACGAATGCTATTCGTTATACGCCAGAAAAAGAGGATATTATTATTTCTACAATAGATGAGCCAAGTCGCATAAAAGTTTGTATCGAAAATAAAGGGGCCCATATTGAAGAAGATCAATTAGATAAGATTTGGGATCGTTTTTACCGAGTTGATACAGCTCGTCAACGTTCACAAGGTGGAACAGGTCTTGGACTTGCCATTTCAAAAAATATTTTAGAACTTCATGGAGCAGAGTATGGAGTACACAATACAGTTGATGGCGTGTTGTTTTATTTCTATTTACAGAAAAAAGTGTAG
- a CDS encoding ABC transporter ATP-binding protein, whose protein sequence is MTEVVLKNIYKIYDNNVPAVENFNLHIQDKEFIVFVGPSGCGKSTTLRMIAGLEGISQGDLYIDEKYVNDIPPKDRDIAMVFQNYALYPHMTVYDNMAFGLKIRKLPKDEIERRVQNAARVLGLEELLKRKPNALSGGQRQRVALGRAIVRDAKVFLMDEPLSNLDAKLRVTMRSEISKLHHRLQTTTIYVTHDQTEAMTMATRLVVMKDGRIQQVGTPKEVYEYPENVFVGGFIGSPAMNFFTGKVENGNFILGHIKLSIPEKKLEALREQGYENKNIILGIRPEHIYDNPSMLETLPDYIINIKIEVAELLGAESMIYATLHNQSFIARLDTRNDYQTREAMQLVFDMDKVHFFDTETQLRIK, encoded by the coding sequence ATGACAGAGGTAGTATTAAAAAACATTTATAAAATATATGACAATAATGTGCCAGCGGTGGAGAATTTTAATCTTCATATTCAAGATAAAGAATTTATAGTGTTTGTTGGTCCTTCTGGATGTGGTAAGTCGACCACTTTACGTATGATTGCCGGATTAGAGGGGATTTCACAAGGAGATTTATACATTGATGAAAAATATGTGAATGACATACCACCAAAGGACCGTGACATCGCAATGGTATTCCAAAATTATGCCCTCTATCCTCATATGACCGTGTATGATAATATGGCATTTGGTTTAAAAATTCGTAAGTTACCAAAAGATGAAATTGAGCGTCGTGTTCAAAACGCAGCAAGAGTTCTTGGATTAGAAGAACTTTTAAAACGGAAGCCAAACGCGTTATCCGGTGGTCAAAGACAACGTGTTGCTTTAGGGCGTGCCATTGTCCGTGATGCAAAAGTATTTTTAATGGATGAGCCATTATCAAATCTAGATGCAAAACTACGTGTTACCATGCGCTCTGAAATTTCAAAACTGCATCATCGCTTACAAACAACAACCATTTATGTTACGCATGACCAAACTGAGGCTATGACAATGGCAACGCGCCTTGTGGTTATGAAAGATGGACGGATACAACAGGTTGGTACACCAAAAGAAGTCTATGAATATCCCGAAAACGTATTTGTTGGTGGCTTTATTGGTTCACCAGCCATGAATTTCTTTACGGGAAAAGTGGAAAATGGAAATTTTATTTTAGGTCATATCAAACTGAGTATTCCAGAAAAAAAATTAGAAGCACTACGTGAACAAGGTTATGAAAATAAAAACATAATTCTTGGCATTCGCCCGGAACATATCTATGATAATCCAAGTATGCTAGAAACATTGCCTGATTATATTATAAATATAAAAATTGAAGTTGCAGAATTGCTTGGAGCCGAATCGATGATCTATGCTACGTTACACAATCAATCCTTTATTGCACGTTTAGATACACGTAATGATTATCAAACAAGAGAGGCTATGCAACTTGTATTTGATATGGACAAAGTACATTTCTTTGATACCGAAACACAACTACGTATTAAATAA
- a CDS encoding ABC transporter substrate-binding protein, protein MKKVCMMLVASLSISFVAGCGNNDSKGERKTKDGKTIVEVSTLGDTKSLKQAEKLYEQKNPKIDIQIKGAFPEDGSKTEASKTDETSAEKIISKVNTEFLSGKGSDVIVLDGLPADKYGKKGLLTDLSKMMEQDKSFDKNQYFNSILDNSKTGEKLYGIPLYFWLSGLLGDDKAIQQSGVKVNDKEWTWSEFTSIGKELASKGTHTHVIGNTPPEQMLQFLVQDHYSKLVDKTSGQAKFQSDLFVQMLEDVKKMYEQKIVTADSVALGEAYFVPAPIMSVEEYFSFGYSLGITESKMYQKPHIAGQKKGVAFTPNTTVGINAKSPVKKEAWDFLKFLMSDEVQSKGNAFPINKALYEQQIKTLKEKGKIEHISGSMINVTESDIQELEKMVAEISVQSPQSTKIESIIAEESKSYFSGQKSAEDVAALIQNRVTTYINE, encoded by the coding sequence ATGAAAAAGGTTTGTATGATGCTAGTAGCAAGTCTATCAATCAGCTTCGTGGCAGGTTGCGGAAATAATGATAGTAAAGGAGAGAGAAAAACAAAAGATGGAAAAACGATAGTCGAAGTGTCGACTTTAGGTGATACTAAATCCCTAAAACAGGCAGAGAAACTATATGAACAAAAGAATCCTAAAATTGACATCCAGATAAAAGGTGCTTTTCCGGAAGATGGATCAAAGACAGAAGCATCAAAGACAGACGAGACCTCTGCTGAGAAAATCATTAGTAAGGTGAATACAGAATTTTTATCGGGTAAAGGATCCGATGTGATTGTACTAGACGGTTTGCCTGCGGACAAGTATGGGAAGAAAGGCTTGCTTACAGACTTAAGTAAAATGATGGAACAGGATAAATCTTTTGATAAAAATCAATATTTTAATAGCATTTTAGATAATTCGAAAACAGGTGAAAAACTTTATGGTATTCCATTATATTTTTGGTTGAGTGGACTGCTTGGGGATGATAAAGCGATACAACAATCTGGAGTAAAAGTGAATGACAAAGAGTGGACTTGGAGTGAGTTCACAAGCATTGGAAAAGAATTAGCAAGCAAAGGAACACATACACATGTTATTGGAAATACTCCTCCGGAACAAATGCTGCAATTTCTGGTGCAAGATCATTACAGTAAGTTAGTAGATAAAACAAGTGGACAAGCAAAGTTCCAATCTGATTTATTTGTACAGATGCTGGAAGACGTAAAGAAGATGTATGAACAGAAAATAGTCACTGCAGATTCTGTGGCTTTAGGAGAAGCATATTTTGTCCCAGCACCAATCATGTCGGTAGAAGAATATTTCAGTTTTGGATATAGCTTGGGTATAACAGAGTCAAAAATGTATCAAAAACCACATATAGCTGGACAAAAAAAGGGAGTTGCTTTTACACCGAACACAACAGTAGGTATAAATGCGAAATCTCCGGTTAAAAAGGAAGCTTGGGATTTTCTTAAGTTTTTAATGTCTGATGAGGTCCAAAGTAAAGGGAATGCATTTCCAATTAATAAAGCTTTATATGAACAACAAATCAAAACATTGAAGGAAAAAGGGAAAATTGAGCATATAAGTGGCTCTATGATTAACGTTACTGAGAGTGATATACAAGAATTAGAGAAAATGGTTGCTGAAATAAGCGTTCAGAGCCCACAAAGTACTAAAATTGAATCCATTATTGCTGAGGAGTCCAAGTCATACTTTAGTGGTCAAAAATCAGCTGAGGATGTAGCAGCGCTGATCCAAAATCGAGTGACGACATATATCAACGAATAA